A stretch of the Glycine soja cultivar W05 chromosome 13, ASM419377v2, whole genome shotgun sequence genome encodes the following:
- the LOC114382366 gene encoding DNA glycosylase/AP lyase ROS1-like isoform X2 — MEVGEMDRKEPQVEVPWSPGTPIKAVPMKPMPICSPGERNQMGHHANGAVACDEFSHGQDKIGGLGDGSNVATDGGKTCEPTDSDAVSNYSKLGFCEQLFAVEAESRNSSVTQGNNDGLKNPFVPSFILDNVQDPQESYIACCSMKTSQDTLFTLDNANKEGIKIASMQVNMEEKDPGGEERNAPANKLDNNVPPNSKELCDPAMEFAAVSSPLKENHNPDKGSSHDTDLNKTPQQKPRRRKHRPKVIKEGKPKRTRKPATPKPVQPKENTPVKRKYVRKNTVNKTSTPPTEEARELSKEMSRKRSLNFDIGTTDESSAAIDNTTALLGKENGILVQETNVGSAFDLNTSMKQASNSYMSLPEDKQALNTSPSRRKSSGTKPEENTPPKRKYVRRKGVNKTSAPPIEVPGNLTKETMSASAQTSCTESIFDERARDQSYTVKENPTGHPGSEIGVLMKEMNVGLAYDLNTSRKQALNDDATLPKDTQAPSSSSKINLPGTKRKENLTGKRKNAGKKGSNPSPIPPTEITELTEARMLESNMSWRRSLNLDMGNVGRENLDLHTGKENLVLEERIVGPTYKDTWLKEAVNICMSLPEETRRPSTSISKCTSAGSKLNANSVEKKNKKGRATARGGNISNSQSSSIRSQMVGSKRKHSGTFNRADDSSMNLIGVQYNGLPSYQTSICLQFPKIQKKRTETGNATKEVQQTCPQEDALGHPYASSSSCWTYGSGYNTARVPATSGSTEKLKIDNTQTFNEFVLSLKRLAERSQTSTCDHGSLTRIRNCDTEPNYTAKQVGVSGRETFGDAIGALVAETCTPPTKKKRNRKKSVPSSSAHSTTNEMLQNHNFTLENYPLPMGKPSDIVPEVLWNTMNNIDALTLQFRQLNLNTEVRDLAFHEQNALVPYKQQNSLIHGDGVIVPFHIKKQHLRPKVDLDDETDRVWKLLLLDINSHGIDGTDEDKAKWWEEERNVFRGRADSFIARMHLVQGDRRFSRWKGSVVDSVVGVFLTQNVTDHLSSSAFMSLAARFPKISSSMCKTHHAEDTRLVVNKPQVHIVEPEESTEWDVKLLNQSVYDQPSPTIDIVEHSREKEAFNSNESCGTTSSVISLTDESNSRLSELPQKNIKEHCSPMRSGLLSASIEEGEEKSCYDGDRKELNDIVSSQGSVISSQISGDFSNDQNPEKIGSCSDSNSEVEVLSSTAKYNHFGSNTSFSKLLEMVSSTKFYADNSQKSESIENLRDAYDQHIHRQHNNTIESLKKSSATQGSAEASIILSDEYTLKLAPNLGMLDVNCFDPFKTEASTSDFLKKKDENSMNRSSLQTTEPGGQVATTHSQSIVSQVHPQEQSNHQQQSFFNISGQTQDLMQKGRGSDLGEQKNAMRNGTNEISSAPIKFKSKEQEKEKKDDFDWDSLRIEAQAKAGKREKTDNTMDSLDWDAVRCADVSEIAETIKERGMNNRLADRIKNFLNRLVEEHGSIDLEWLRDVPPDKAKEYLLSIRGLGLKSVECVRLLTLHHLAFPVDTNVGRIAVRLGWVPLQPLPESLQLHLLELYPVLESIQKYLWPRLCKLDQETLYELHYQMITFGKVFCTKSKPNCNACPMRGECRHFASAFASARLALPGPEQKSIVSTTGNSVIDQNPSEIISQLHLPPPESTAQADDIQLTEVSRQLESKSEINICQPIIEEPTTPEPECLQVSQTDIEDAFYEDLCEIPTINLNIEEFTMNLQNYMQEKMELQEAEMSKALVALNPEAASIPMPKLKNVSRLRTEHCVYELPDTHPLLQGWDTREPDDPGKYLLAIWTPGETANSIQPPESKCSSQEECGQLCNENECFSCNSFREANSQIVRGTLLIPCRTATRGSFPLNGTYFQVNEVFADHDSSLNPISVPRSWIWNLNRRTVYFGTSVTTIFKGLTTQEIQQCFWRGFYDPYYLLLVEDSCAL; from the exons ATGGAGGTTGGGGAAATGGACAGAAAGGAGCCACAAGTTGAGGTTCCTTGGAGCCCCGGCACCCCTATTAAGGCCGTTCCTATGAAACCAATGCCGATCTGCTCGCCTGGGGAGAGAAATCAAATGGGTCATCATGCAAATGGAGCAGTTGCATGTGATGAATTTTCACACGGCCAAGACAAAATTGGTGGGTTAGGTGATGGGTCAAATGTTGCCACTGACGGTGGCAAAACTTGTGAACCGACAGATTCGGATGCTGTTTCCAACTATAGCAAACTTGGGTTTTGTGAACAATTGTTTGCGGTTGAGGCTGAATCGAGGAACTCTAGTGTGACACAAGGGAATAATGATGGATTGAAGAATCCTTTTGTTCCTTCATTCATCCTTGACAATGTCCAAGACCCTCAGG AATCATACATTGCTTGCTGTAGCATGAAAACTTCACAGGATACCCTATTTACACTTGACAATGCCAACAAAGAAGGCATAAAAATAGCATCAATGCAAGTCAATATGGAAGAAAAGGATCCAGgaggggaagagagaaatgcccCTGCCAATAAGCTTGACAATAATGTACCGCCAAACAGCAAAGAACTCTGTGACCCTGCAATGGAATTTGCTGCTGTTTCTTCACCATTGAAAGAGAATCACAACCCAGATAAGGGAAGCAGTCATGATACTGATCTTAATAAAACACCACAACAAAAACCAAGGAGAAGAAAGCACCGTCCCAAGGTCATCAAAGAAGGCAAACCCAAAAGAACTCGGAAGCCTGCTACCCCAAAGCCTGTTCAACCAAAAGAAAACACACCTGTCAAGAGGAAGTATGTGAGAAAGAATACAGTGAACAAGACTTCTACTCCTCCTACCGAAGAGGCTAGGGAATTGAGTAAAGAAATGTCTCGTAAAAGGTCCTTAAATTTCGACATAGGAACAACAGATGAAAGTTCTGCTGCCATAGATAATACAACTGCACTATTGGGAAAAGAAAATGGTATTCTCGTTCAAGAAACAAATGTAGGTTCTGCATTTGATCTAAACACGTCCATGAAGCAGGCATCAAACAGTTACATGTCACTACCAGAAGACAAACAAGCCCTTAATACATCTCCTTCGAGAAGAAAAAGCTCAGGGACAAAGCCAGAGGAAAACACGCCTCCCAAGAGGAAGTATGTGAGAAGGAAAGGAGTGAACAAGACTTCTGCTCCTCCAATAGAAGTTCCTGGAAATTTGACTAAAGAAACAATGTCTGCATCTGCCCAAACATCATGCACAGAGTCCATATTTGATGAAAGAGCAAGAGATCAAAGTTATACAGTCAAAGAGAATCCAACTGGGCATCCAGGCAGTGAAATTGGTGTACTCATGAAGGAAATGAATGTGGGCCTTGCCTATGATTTAAACACTTCCAGGAAGCAGGCATTAAATGATGACGCGACATTACCTAAGGACACACAAGCCCCAAGTTCATCTTCAAAAATCAATCTCCCTGGgacaaagagaaaagaaaacctGACTGGCAAGAGGAAGAATGCGGGGAAAAAAGGATCAAATCCGTCTCCTATTCCTCCAACAGAAATTACAGAATTGACTGAAGCAAGGATGCTTGAATCTAACATGTCATGGAGAAGATCCTTAAATTTGGATATGGGAAATGTAGGCAGAGAAAATTTGGATTTGCACACAGGGAAGGAAAATCTGGTGTTAGAGGAAAGAATAGTAGGTCCCACCTATAAAGACACTTGGTTGAAAGAGGCAGTAAATATTTGCATGTCATTACCTGAGGAAACACGACGCCCAAGTACATCTATTTCAAAATGCACTTCTGCTGGGTCAAAGCTGAATGCCAACTCTgtagagaagaaaaacaaaaaaggccGGGCAACTGCTCGGGGTGGAAACATCAGTAATAGTCAAAGTTCATCAATAAGGTCACAAATGGTTGGTTCAAAGAGAAAACATTCTGGCACCTTTAATCGTGCAGATGACAGCAGCATGAATCTGATTGGAGTGCAATATAATGGACTGCCCTCATACCAAACTAGCATTTGCCTTCAGTTTCCAAAAATACAGAAGAAAAGAACTGAAACGGGGAATGCAACAAAAGAAGTCCAACAGACATGCCCTCAGGAAGATGCTCTAGGACATCCATATGCATCAAGCTCCAGCTGCTGGACTTATGGTTCTGGATATAATACAGCTAGAGTCCCAGCCACAAGTGGATCgacagaaaaattaaaaattgataatacTCAAACATTCAATGAGTTCGTCTTGTCTTTGAAAAGGCTGGCAGAAAGATCTCAAACCTCTACTTGTGATCATGGTTCTCTAACCAGAATTAGAAACTGTGATACTGAACCAAATTATACTGCAAAACAAGTAGGCGTCTCTGGCAGAGAAACATTTGGGGATGCAATTGGTGCTTTAGTTGCAGAGACATGTACACCACCCACAAAAAAGAAGCGGAATAGAAAGAAAAGTGTTCCTTCCAGTTCAGCACATTCTACCACAAATGAGATGCTACAGAACCATAATTTTACATTGGAAAATTACCCTCTGCCAATGGGGAAGCCATCAG ACATTGTTCCTGAAGTACTATGGAACACCATGAACAATATTGATGCATTAACATTGCAATTTAGACAACTAAACTTAAACACAGAAGTCAGAGACCTTGCATTTCATGAGCAGAATGCACTTGTCCCTTATAAACAGCAAAACAGCCTTATCCATGGAGATGGGGTCATCGTTCCCTTTCACATTAAGAAACAGCATCTACGACCAAAGGTCGACCTTGATGATGAGACTGATAGAGTGTGGAAGCTTTTGCTGTTAGATATAAACAGTCATGGGATTGATGGAACAGATGAAGATAAGGCAAAGTGGTGGGAAGAAGAACGAAATGTGTTTCGAGGACGAGCCGACTCTTTTATTGCACGAATGCATCTTGTACAAG GAGACAGACGATTTTCTCGATGGAAAGGATCAGTTGTGGATTCAGTGGTTGGAGTTTTCCTCACCCAAAATGTCACTGACCATCTTTCCAG CTCTGCATTCATGTCCCTTGCTGCTCGATTTCCCAAAATTTCAAGCAGCATGTGCAAAACACACCATGCAGAAGACACAAGACTGGTAGTCAACAAACCACAAGTGCATATAGTGGAACCGGAAGAGAGCACTGAATGGGATGTAAAATTATTGAATCAATCTGTTTATGACCAGCCTTCTCCAACAATAGATATAGTTGAGCATTCTCGAGAAAAAGAAGCCTTCAACAGCAATGAATCCTGTGGAACTACCAGCAGTGTAATTAGCTTAACAGATGAATCAAACTCCAGATTGTCAGAATTACCTCAAAAGAATATTAAGGAACACTGTAGTCCAATGAGAAGTGGACTACTTAGTGCTTCAATTgaggaaggagaagaaaaatcATGTTACGATGGTGATAGGAAAGAGTTAAATGACATAGTTTCATCCCAAGGCTCTGTTATTTCATCTCAAATATCTGGAgatttttcaaatgatcaaaatcCTGAGAAAATAGGATCATGCTCAGATAGCAACTCAGAAGTAGAAGTTTTGTCCAGCACAGCAAAGTACAACCATTTTGGTAGCAACACTTCCTTCAGTAAACTCCTCGAAATGGTTAGTTCAACCAAGTTTTATGCAGATAACAGTCAAAAAAGCGAATCAATTGAGAACTTAAGAGATGCATATGATCAACATATACACAGGCAGCATAACAACACAATAGAAAGCTTGAAAAAATCAAGTGCTACTCAGGGCTCTGCAGAAGCATCCATCATCCTATCTGATGAATATACTTTGAAACTCGCCCCCAACTTAGGAATGCTTGATGTTAACTGCTTTGATCCTTTCAAAACAGAAGCATCAACAAGtgacttcttaaaaaaaaaggatgaaaataGCATGAACAGATCTAGTCTTCAAACAACAGAACCTGGAGGCCAAGTTGCAACTACCCATTCTCAAAGTATTGTATCTCAAGTCCATCCTCAGGAACAAAGCAATCACCAGCAGCAAAGTTTTTTCAACATTTCTGGACAAACTCAAGATCTTATGCAGAAAGGAAGGGGGTCAGATCTTGGTGAGCAAAAAAATGCCATGAGGAATGGAACCAATGAGATAAGTTCTGCCCCAATAAAATTTAAGAGCAaggaacaagaaaaagagaaaaaggatgaTTTTGACTGGGATAGTTTAAGAATTGAAGCACAGGCTAAGGCTGGGAAAAGAGAAAAGACAGATAACACCATGGATTCTTTGGACTGGGATGCTGTGAGATGTGCAGATGTCAGTGAAATCGCTGAGACCATCAAAGAACGGGGCATGAACAACAGGCTTGCAGATCGTATTAAG AATTTCTTAAATCGATTGGTTGAAGAACATGGAAGCATTGACCTTGAATGGCTTAGAGACGTTCCACCTGACAAAGCAAA AGAATACTTGCTCAGCATAAGAGGATTGGGACTAAAAAGTGTGGAATGTGTGCGGCTTTTAACACTGCACCATCTTGCCTTCCCG GTAGACACAAATGTCGGACGTATAGCAGTACGACTGGGATGGGTCCCTCTACAGCCACTGCCTGAGTCACTGCAGTTGCATCTCCTAGAATT GTACCCAGTGTTGGAGTCAATACAAAAATATCTCTGGCCTCGACTATGCAAGCTAGATCAGGAAACACT ATATGAGCTACATTACCAGATGATTACATTTGGAAAG GTCTTCTGTACAAAAAGCAAACCAAATTGTAATGCATGCCCAATGAGAGGAGAATGTAGACACTTCGCTAGTGCATTTGCAAG TGCAAGGCTTGCACTGCCTGGACCAGAGCAGAAGAGTATAGTTAGCACAACTGGAAATAGTGTGATTGACCAGAACCCATCTGAAATCATCAGTCAGTTGCACTTGCCTCCCCCTGAGAGCACGGCCCAAGCAGATGATATTCAACTAACAGAAGTGAGCAGACAGTTGGAATCAAAATCTGAAATAAATATTTGCCAACCTATCATTGAAGAGCCCACAACTCCAGAGCCAGAATGCTTGCAAGTATCACAAACTGATATAGAGGATGCTTTCTATGAGGATTTATGTGAAATTCCAACCATCAATCTTAACATAGAAGAGTTCACTATGAATTTACAAAATTACATGCAAGAAAAAATGGAACTTCAAGAAGCTGAAATGTCAAAGGCATTGGTTGCTTTGAATCCAGAAGCTGCTTCCATTCCTATGCCCAAGCTAAAGAATGTGAGCCGATTACGAACAGAGCATTGTGT TTATGAACTCCCAGATACGCATCCTCTTCTCCAAGGG TGGGACACACGAGAGCCTGATGATCCAGGCAAATATCTTCTTGCTATATGGACTCCAG GTGAGACAGCAAATTCTATACAGCCACCAGAAAGCAAATGCAGCTCTCAAGAAGAATGTGGCCAACTCTGTAATGAGAATGAATGTTTCTCGTGCAACAGTTTCCGTGAAGCAAATTCTCAGATAGTTAGAGGGACACTCCTG ATACCATGTCGAACAGCTACACGGGGGAGCTTTCCACTGAATGGCACCTATTTCCAAGTCAATGAG GTATTTGCTGACCATGACTCAAGTCTCAACCCAATTAGTGTGCCTCGAAGTTGGATCTGGAACCTCAACAGGCGAACAGTATATTTTGGAACCTCCGTAACAACAATATTTAAAG GTTTAACAACACAAGAAATTCAACAATGCTTTTGGAGAG GCTTCTATGATCCATATTATCTTCTCCTAGTGGAAGATTCATGCGCACTCTAG